One window of Thiomicrorhabdus lithotrophica genomic DNA carries:
- a CDS encoding choice-of-anchor O protein — MKLQKKYLIIAMAAAMGVNGSVLAAEEQATTQMHFGNPEALSNQADLNMAFKAKLVRLGNGMLISAFGDALDATKVVYDLKGDEERPARDIFVRTCASATVDCGLETNWSAPVNISNTASLSSISTDWQGDNGDPSDYWGDSDKPNISNGGGNLMLTWVDKYCEGGNQRTVSYVTRDNREIPFSCTYAAYSSNGGLAWTSPIQLSDGSRDAKQDASKVNSMGKSIITWQEDPLGLQIGAADGPGDGASGATASHATDIWYTTTTFEATKWEDEAQTIPIAGKPTGIATPARLTDNKTGNLAGDNRTVKDAAGNLVAADLIDGGQTAATRANNALVGSTVVVTYEETKGSEEIEFGKYIRYHSFPYSTNPGAVTSQAGCVISNPEENARRVRFVPQATPGSSGLQMGIFWKEGKYDQGGPSDIMVRLLKNGVAYTNMTPAVDAGCETSVYADSSTLDNVKAINISSNTETGGNLADTTETNNAENALAHRGAIVGDDLYIGYSYTNDWALATYTNLRNYDFWLRHYDAVENTWTPPRNLSNLPSEVNSEGVTIEPLSVREPRFVKTPFSTNEADNYNPNAFIVAWGTQTNVASHIEEAVDQDIYYTRSFDKGVTYEPVVRVDNPNNVSRFESQLRPTPDGQTVYAVWNEQSASGVDAISVKAITGDVTGEYPYVPPYVPPTADDTTSDTIVASTGGGSASVFDGMLMPALIGLFMGLVGFLGLRKIQK, encoded by the coding sequence ATGAAATTACAAAAAAAATATTTAATTATTGCGATGGCAGCAGCTATGGGTGTGAATGGTAGCGTTCTAGCAGCTGAAGAACAAGCAACAACTCAGATGCATTTTGGCAATCCAGAGGCATTATCAAACCAAGCGGACTTAAATATGGCTTTTAAAGCGAAATTAGTGCGTTTAGGTAATGGTATGTTAATCAGTGCTTTTGGTGATGCCTTAGATGCCACTAAAGTTGTTTATGATCTTAAAGGGGATGAGGAGCGTCCAGCAAGGGATATTTTTGTAAGAACATGTGCAAGTGCAACGGTTGATTGCGGCCTAGAAACTAATTGGAGTGCTCCTGTTAATATTTCTAATACGGCGTCACTGTCGAGTATTAGCACAGATTGGCAAGGTGATAATGGTGACCCTTCCGATTATTGGGGTGATTCGGATAAGCCGAATATCTCAAACGGTGGTGGTAACTTAATGCTTACGTGGGTTGATAAGTATTGTGAGGGTGGAAACCAGAGAACAGTATCTTATGTAACGCGTGATAATCGTGAGATTCCTTTTAGTTGTACTTATGCGGCCTATTCAAGTAATGGTGGTTTAGCATGGACATCGCCTATTCAGTTAAGTGATGGTTCGCGCGATGCAAAACAAGACGCAAGTAAAGTTAACTCTATGGGTAAATCAATCATTACGTGGCAAGAAGATCCTTTAGGATTGCAAATTGGTGCTGCGGATGGGCCTGGTGATGGTGCTTCTGGAGCAACAGCATCGCATGCAACCGATATTTGGTACACAACAACAACGTTTGAAGCAACTAAGTGGGAAGATGAAGCGCAAACAATTCCTATTGCTGGTAAGCCTACAGGCATCGCTACACCTGCACGTTTAACAGATAACAAAACGGGTAATTTAGCTGGAGATAACAGAACGGTTAAAGATGCAGCGGGTAACTTAGTTGCGGCTGATTTAATTGATGGTGGTCAGACTGCGGCTACACGTGCAAATAATGCATTAGTAGGTAGTACTGTCGTTGTGACTTATGAAGAGACAAAAGGTTCTGAAGAGATAGAATTCGGTAAGTATATTCGTTATCACAGCTTCCCTTATTCTACTAACCCTGGCGCAGTAACTAGTCAGGCAGGTTGTGTTATTTCTAACCCTGAAGAGAATGCGCGTCGTGTTCGTTTTGTTCCTCAGGCAACACCGGGTTCAAGTGGTTTGCAGATGGGGATTTTCTGGAAAGAAGGTAAGTATGACCAAGGTGGGCCATCAGATATTATGGTGCGCTTACTCAAAAATGGTGTTGCTTATACCAATATGACCCCTGCTGTTGATGCTGGTTGTGAGACTTCTGTTTATGCTGATTCTTCAACGTTAGATAATGTTAAGGCAATCAATATCAGTAGTAACACGGAAACTGGTGGAAACCTGGCTGATACCACTGAAACGAATAATGCAGAGAATGCATTAGCGCATCGTGGTGCGATTGTAGGAGATGACTTATATATTGGTTACTCTTATACCAACGATTGGGCATTAGCAACTTATACAAATTTAAGAAACTATGATTTCTGGCTTCGTCATTATGACGCTGTAGAAAATACTTGGACACCTCCTCGTAATCTGTCTAACCTACCTTCTGAAGTGAATAGTGAGGGTGTTACTATCGAACCTTTAAGTGTGAGAGAACCAAGATTTGTAAAAACACCTTTTTCAACAAATGAGGCAGATAATTACAATCCAAATGCCTTTATTGTGGCTTGGGGTACTCAAACAAATGTCGCTTCACATATAGAAGAAGCGGTTGATCAGGATATTTATTACACCCGTTCTTTTGACAAAGGTGTGACTTATGAGCCTGTTGTAAGAGTTGATAACCCAAACAATGTGTCGCGTTTTGAATCGCAATTACGCCCAACTCCAGATGGACAAACGGTGTATGCAGTTTGGAATGAGCAATCAGCAAGTGGTGTAGATGCTA
- the hemH gene encoding ferrochelatase, whose amino-acid sequence MIYQGIANFEHGSESATGVLLTNLGTPDAPTKEALKPYLKEFLMDPRVVEPPPARWLWRLILNGIILNTRPAKSAEAYATVWNSEGEGAPLLNIAQRQVDAVAERVRPHFKGRVEFALGMRYGNPSIASALKELQDKGCQRIVVLPLYPQYAAATTASTFDAVTAELQTWRWLPEIRFINKYHRDPGYIKALANSIKEHQQIHGKPQLLVMSYHGVPQRYLDNGDPYHCECHVTSRLVAEELGLSKDEYRVTFQSLFGKEEWIKPYTDATMKALPGDGIKDIQVICPGFSADCLETIEEIGEENREYFEEAGGEKFSYITCLNDRADHADALANIVLQHTQGWYERDGFDADLDTQERETVKSNAKAMGCPF is encoded by the coding sequence TTGATTTATCAAGGAATTGCAAACTTTGAGCACGGTTCAGAAAGTGCTACAGGTGTTTTACTAACCAACTTAGGAACACCTGATGCCCCAACCAAAGAAGCGCTTAAACCGTATCTAAAAGAATTTTTAATGGATCCTAGAGTGGTTGAACCACCACCAGCACGTTGGTTATGGCGTTTGATTTTAAATGGCATTATTCTCAATACCAGGCCTGCTAAATCTGCTGAAGCTTATGCCACCGTTTGGAATAGCGAAGGTGAAGGTGCACCGCTTTTGAATATTGCACAACGACAAGTGGATGCCGTAGCAGAACGTGTTCGCCCACATTTCAAAGGTCGTGTTGAGTTTGCTTTAGGCATGCGTTATGGCAATCCATCGATTGCTAGCGCTTTGAAAGAGTTACAAGACAAAGGATGTCAAAGAATTGTAGTGTTACCTTTATACCCACAATATGCCGCAGCCACTACGGCCTCTACTTTTGATGCTGTTACCGCTGAACTGCAAACTTGGCGTTGGTTACCTGAAATTCGTTTCATTAATAAATATCACCGTGATCCTGGTTACATTAAGGCGCTGGCGAATAGCATTAAAGAACATCAACAAATTCACGGCAAACCACAACTGCTCGTCATGTCTTACCACGGTGTTCCACAACGTTATTTAGATAATGGTGATCCTTATCACTGCGAATGTCATGTAACATCACGTTTGGTAGCTGAAGAACTTGGGCTTTCAAAAGACGAATATAGAGTGACCTTTCAGTCGCTGTTTGGTAAAGAAGAGTGGATTAAACCGTACACCGATGCGACCATGAAAGCGCTCCCTGGAGATGGGATTAAAGACATTCAAGTCATCTGCCCTGGTTTTTCAGCTGATTGCTTAGAAACCATTGAAGAAATCGGTGAAGAAAACCGTGAATACTTTGAAGAAGCTGGTGGGGAAAAGTTTAGCTACATAACGTGTTTAAACGACCGTGCTGACCATGCGGATGCCCTAGCAAACATCGTTTTACAGCACACTCAAGGCTGGTATGAACGTGATGGGTTTGATGCGGATTTAGACACACAAGAGCGTGAAACCGTCAAAAGCAACGCTAAAGCAATGGGCTGTCCTTTTTAA